A window of Chitinophaga sp. MM2321 contains these coding sequences:
- a CDS encoding FecR domain-containing protein, producing MTPTFPDEALYTLLCKYLLDEADTAERAWVETWLAGDADNQALLGALRKVLATATAAQPTGMETDTAHSWQQLYGKMDIPQQPGEKTVVGKQPLRVVKSRYTWLKIAAAFLIILGAGWWFLVNTPAAQTYAGPQTAHLQDGSSVQLLAASRLEVARGYNSSNRKVSLRGAATFDVAGNAAQPFVVLLGHTEVKVLGTRFLVRYEPGNSMLTVHVSSGKVMVIDHDKADSVVLTEGMLLQKDDSRPAFRIAAHVTDIAKRSMTFRDTPLEEVLHTITEVYDVKVEVDDTSLLKLTVSTHFNGEKIDDVISALALTLNADWEKTGERQYKLK from the coding sequence ATGACACCTACATTTCCTGATGAGGCACTGTATACCTTGCTTTGCAAGTACCTGCTGGATGAAGCAGATACCGCGGAGCGTGCCTGGGTAGAAACGTGGCTGGCAGGTGATGCGGACAATCAGGCCTTGTTGGGGGCCTTGCGTAAAGTGCTGGCAACAGCTACCGCAGCGCAACCCACCGGTATGGAAACGGATACGGCCCATTCCTGGCAACAGTTGTACGGAAAAATGGACATCCCGCAGCAGCCAGGAGAAAAGACAGTGGTTGGAAAGCAACCACTGCGTGTTGTAAAATCGCGCTACACCTGGCTGAAAATAGCCGCAGCTTTTTTAATAATACTGGGCGCAGGCTGGTGGTTTCTTGTAAACACACCTGCGGCGCAAACATATGCAGGCCCTCAAACGGCACATTTGCAGGATGGCAGCAGTGTGCAATTATTAGCTGCTTCCAGGCTGGAAGTAGCCAGGGGTTATAATAGCAGTAACCGGAAAGTGAGTCTCCGCGGCGCTGCTACATTTGATGTGGCAGGTAATGCCGCCCAACCCTTTGTAGTGTTGCTGGGGCATACCGAAGTGAAAGTGCTGGGTACCCGTTTCCTGGTACGCTATGAACCGGGTAATTCCATGCTGACCGTGCATGTAAGTAGTGGTAAAGTAATGGTGATAGATCATGATAAAGCAGATAGTGTAGTACTCACGGAAGGGATGTTGTTGCAAAAAGATGACAGCCGCCCGGCTTTTCGTATAGCCGCTCACGTAACTGATATCGCAAAAAGATCGATGACATTCCGTGATACGCCCCTGGAAGAAGTACTGCATACGATCACCGAAGTATATGATGTGAAAGTGGAAGTAGACGATACGTCTCTGCTCAAACTGACTGTCAGCACCCATTTCAACGGTGAGAAAATTGACGATGTCATCAGCGCCCTGGCCCTGACGCTGAATGCGGACTGGGAGAAAACAGGAGAAAGACAATATAAATTGAAGTAG
- a CDS encoding TerC family protein translates to MEQFLTAESLISLFTLILMEVVLGIDNVIFVSIVMNRLPPEKRPAARRIWMFTGIAVRIILLLCIGYIVKAVDPIFHIGSHGFSLRDLIMLGGGLFLLVKTTLEIHHKLEGDEEGINIKNGNKPAVSLLNVVGQIILIDTIFSFDSIITAVGLAKQVPVMIIAVVIAMIVMFLFAPRISDFIHKHPTLKMLALSFLVMVGAILIVEGWNAEKAHDLHLKNYVYFAMAFSFGVEMLNMRVRKGSKPIELKEPTLTKVE, encoded by the coding sequence ATGGAACAATTTCTTACCGCAGAGTCACTCATCAGTCTCTTCACCCTGATACTGATGGAAGTTGTACTGGGCATTGACAATGTCATCTTCGTTTCGATTGTCATGAACAGGCTGCCCCCCGAAAAGCGACCAGCCGCACGCCGCATCTGGATGTTCACGGGCATAGCCGTACGTATCATCCTGTTGTTATGCATCGGGTACATCGTAAAGGCAGTAGATCCTATCTTTCACATTGGCAGCCACGGTTTCAGCCTCCGCGATCTTATCATGCTGGGCGGCGGACTTTTCCTGCTCGTTAAAACCACGCTCGAAATCCATCATAAGTTGGAAGGCGATGAGGAAGGAATCAATATCAAAAACGGTAACAAGCCGGCGGTTTCTTTACTGAATGTAGTAGGACAAATCATTCTGATTGATACCATCTTCTCATTCGATAGTATCATCACCGCAGTAGGGTTAGCCAAACAGGTACCCGTTATGATCATTGCAGTAGTTATTGCCATGATCGTCATGTTCCTGTTTGCGCCCAGGATCAGTGACTTTATCCATAAACATCCAACACTCAAAATGCTGGCCCTCTCCTTCCTGGTAATGGTAGGCGCCATCCTGATTGTAGAAGGCTGGAATGCGGAAAAAGCACATGATCTCCACTTGAAAAACTATGTGTATTTCGCAATGGCATTTTCATTCGGTGTGGAAATGTTGAATATGAGAGTGCGGAAAGGCAGTAAACCCATTGAATTAAAAGAACCCACGTTGACGAAAGTGGAGTAA
- a CDS encoding TonB-dependent receptor, with amino-acid sequence MLLARKLLTGMLLMCIPLSVLGWDWQTRVTVVVKDQPLQVVCELLEKEYGIHFSYSRELVNLSRKVTVTVYHQRLKSVLEELFVPDEIRYTRVGDQLVLQPAIRTTRTISGYVQDAFSGEKLPGATIWSPALKQGTTTNQFGYFSITTIKDTNSLAVSYIGYDTYLQPVTHRGDQLLTVALLPVASLKEVVVTAIDRNKLQDQTQMSKMSIPQSVVQSMPKLLGEADLMRTLHSIPGVGGGMDGAGGLHVRGGSPDQNLILLDGTPVFNFSHFFGVYSLLNADVVKSTELYKGAFPARFGGRLSSVVDITMKDGDMKNYHGDVGVGMISARFNLEGPIVKDKTSFIISGRRSYPDLIYNILRSENDFGRDGAFNAFFYDVHAKINHIFSPKDRIYLSLYKGEDNLLVKQVPDNTDVPADPTKIRTESVRFRLGWGNTIGALRWNHIYGPQLFSNASLNYSEYAFLTEYGFKYSLPASRESSDQYGTYSSRMKNASAKIDFDYRPDPRHSIRFGTAVTGHYFKPGMTDFEDKSSGIPPLDTTYRALKTQGLEFILYAEDDWQLRTGLYVNLGVHASAFLVNGRLYQSVQPRLGFRYMLPRNWALKGAYTHMTQYIHLLSNNGISLPMDIWVPSTQRVAPMFSRQLATGLAKTSNNGSYEFSMEGYFKSMFNMIEYTSDRGFVNQDLVNWDEKVVVGKGWSYGGEVMIRKQKGKTTGWIGYTLAWSTRRFPGINNNQTFPYKYDHRHDIELVLTQQLGKHWELSGSWHYTTGAPLTLPVSSYEGTTGASPWDPGSGSHEVVDRYDYRYNYRTENIHRLDVGITYSKQKKYWRKSWNLSVYNVYNQQNPFFYYMKKDEVEKQRYLAKVTVLPILPSVTYSIRF; translated from the coding sequence ATGTTATTAGCCAGGAAACTGCTAACAGGTATGTTACTGATGTGCATACCGTTAAGCGTTTTAGGGTGGGACTGGCAAACAAGAGTAACCGTAGTGGTAAAGGACCAGCCTTTACAGGTAGTGTGTGAATTACTGGAGAAAGAATATGGCATCCATTTTTCATATAGCAGGGAACTTGTCAACTTATCCCGCAAAGTTACTGTCACCGTATATCACCAGCGCCTGAAGAGCGTGCTGGAGGAGCTGTTTGTGCCCGATGAGATCCGTTATACCCGTGTAGGCGACCAGCTGGTATTACAGCCGGCCATCCGTACTACCCGCACTATCAGCGGTTATGTACAGGATGCCTTCAGCGGGGAAAAATTGCCGGGAGCCACTATCTGGTCGCCGGCATTGAAACAGGGTACCACTACCAACCAGTTTGGATATTTCAGCATCACCACCATAAAAGATACCAATAGCCTGGCCGTTTCTTATATCGGTTATGATACTTACCTGCAACCGGTTACCCATCGCGGTGATCAGTTGTTGACAGTGGCGTTATTGCCGGTGGCCAGTTTGAAGGAGGTCGTGGTGACGGCTATTGATAGGAATAAATTACAGGATCAGACACAGATGAGCAAGATGAGTATCCCGCAATCAGTGGTGCAATCCATGCCGAAGTTGCTGGGCGAGGCGGATCTTATGCGCACGCTGCATTCCATACCGGGCGTAGGTGGTGGTATGGACGGCGCCGGTGGTCTCCATGTGCGTGGTGGTAGTCCCGATCAGAACCTGATCCTGCTGGATGGTACGCCGGTATTTAATTTCTCACATTTTTTCGGCGTCTATTCCTTGCTGAATGCAGATGTAGTAAAATCTACAGAGCTGTATAAAGGCGCTTTCCCGGCGCGTTTCGGGGGACGCTTGTCTTCTGTGGTGGATATTACAATGAAAGATGGCGATATGAAAAATTATCACGGCGATGTGGGTGTTGGTATGATCTCCGCCCGGTTCAACCTGGAAGGACCTATTGTAAAAGATAAAACGTCGTTTATTATTTCCGGCCGCCGCTCTTATCCCGACCTGATTTATAACATCCTGAGATCAGAAAATGATTTTGGTCGCGATGGCGCTTTCAATGCTTTTTTTTATGATGTACATGCCAAGATCAATCATATTTTTTCTCCGAAGGACCGCATCTATCTGAGTTTATATAAGGGAGAAGATAACCTGCTGGTTAAACAGGTACCGGACAACACCGATGTACCGGCAGACCCTACAAAGATCCGTACAGAGAGCGTCCGGTTCCGGTTGGGCTGGGGCAATACCATCGGGGCTTTGCGCTGGAATCATATTTACGGGCCACAGCTTTTTTCCAATGCATCCTTGAATTATTCGGAGTATGCTTTCCTCACGGAATATGGGTTTAAATATTCGCTGCCGGCTTCCCGTGAAAGCTCTGATCAGTATGGCACCTATTCTTCGCGGATGAAAAATGCCAGTGCAAAAATAGATTTTGATTACCGGCCGGACCCGCGTCATTCCATTCGTTTTGGTACAGCGGTGACGGGGCATTATTTTAAACCCGGCATGACTGATTTTGAAGATAAAAGCAGTGGCATACCGCCGCTGGATACAACGTACCGTGCATTAAAAACACAGGGACTGGAGTTTATACTGTACGCAGAAGATGACTGGCAACTTCGTACAGGCTTATACGTTAACCTGGGCGTGCATGCATCTGCATTCCTGGTAAATGGCCGGTTGTACCAATCGGTACAGCCCCGGCTGGGCTTCCGGTATATGCTGCCGCGCAACTGGGCGCTGAAAGGGGCTTATACGCATATGACACAGTATATTCATCTCTTATCCAACAATGGCATTTCTTTACCTATGGATATATGGGTACCCTCTACGCAACGTGTGGCGCCGATGTTTTCCAGACAGCTGGCTACAGGGTTAGCCAAAACCAGTAACAACGGCAGCTATGAATTTTCGATGGAAGGATATTTCAAATCCATGTTTAACATGATTGAGTATACCAGCGATCGTGGTTTTGTGAATCAGGACCTGGTTAACTGGGATGAAAAAGTGGTGGTAGGAAAAGGCTGGAGTTATGGCGGAGAAGTAATGATCCGGAAACAGAAAGGGAAAACAACCGGCTGGATCGGTTATACGCTGGCCTGGAGTACGCGCCGTTTTCCGGGCATTAACAACAACCAGACCTTTCCTTATAAATACGATCACCGGCATGATATAGAGCTGGTGTTGACGCAGCAACTGGGCAAGCACTGGGAGTTGTCCGGCTCCTGGCATTATACTACCGGCGCACCGCTTACGTTGCCTGTTTCCAGCTATGAGGGTACTACCGGGGCTTCGCCCTGGGACCCTGGTAGTGGTAGTCATGAGGTGGTGGACAGATATGATTACCGCTATAATTACAGAACAGAAAATATACACCGGCTGGATGTGGGTATCACTTACAGCAAGCAGAAAAAGTACTGGCGTAAAAGCTGGAACCTGAGTGTTTACAATGTATATAACCAGCAGAATCCGTTCTTTTATTATATGAAAAAAGATGAGGTGGAAAAGCAACGGTACCTGGCAAAGGTAACGGTACTGCCTATTCTGCCAAGTGTCACTTATTCAATCAGGTTTTAA
- a CDS encoding RNA polymerase sigma-70 factor: protein MPEILPTDLLARLQVSDFSAFELLFNTYWEGLYTYAAKILGSQDDAQDIIQDLFTDIWDRRAQLEIHTHIRYYLFSAVRKQILRKFRNDGLKEKHLEKFILHSELRSELTLSTLINKDIINQLQQDLQHLPEKERQVFVSYHFDELSIREIADKNGTAEQTVRNQLGNAYRKARPLLNKLLMLV, encoded by the coding sequence ATGCCTGAAATATTACCAACTGACCTGTTAGCACGTTTACAAGTCAGTGATTTTTCCGCGTTTGAGCTACTCTTCAATACCTATTGGGAGGGCCTTTACACGTACGCAGCCAAAATACTGGGGAGTCAGGATGATGCGCAAGACATCATCCAGGACTTGTTTACTGATATATGGGACAGAAGGGCGCAACTGGAAATCCATACCCACATCCGTTATTACCTTTTCAGCGCCGTCCGCAAGCAGATTCTTCGCAAGTTCCGGAACGACGGATTAAAAGAGAAACATCTGGAGAAATTTATCCTGCATAGTGAGCTCCGCTCGGAACTCACCCTGAGCACCCTCATCAATAAAGATATCATCAACCAGTTGCAGCAAGACCTGCAACATTTGCCTGAAAAGGAAAGACAAGTCTTTGTATCCTATCATTTTGATGAATTGAGTATCCGTGAAATTGCTGATAAAAACGGTACCGCCGAACAAACCGTCCGCAACCAGCTGGGAAACGCCTATCGAAAAGCGCGGCCGCTGCTCAATAAGTTGTTGATGCTCGTATGA
- a CDS encoding MATE family efflux transporter, with translation MRQLYFKYKDFYKDNFSLAYPVVISQLGHTLVGLSDSLIIGHTGKVPLAAVSLGNSLFTIFMVTGIGFSYGLTPLIAQENGRGNKNAIGRLLSHSLVINMIVGILLSAVIYIGSTHLNLLKQEPDVAEQARPFLRYLGFSFIPLMLFLSFKQFAEGLGFTRQAMNISIIGNVINIVIGITLVYGFFGFPRMGVVGVGIATFIDRLIMGITMAFYVLRAPRFKPYLRVFSLSRLKAATIKKILGIGTPVALQYIFEVSAFSGAAIMVGWMGAAELAAHQIALSLAAMTYMMASGISAAAGIRSGNNFGKKDFQSLRLSAIASYHMVLVLMGGAALLFTFGNQLLPTMYINDPQVVHIASGLLVIAAFFQLFDGTQVVGLGILRGLGDVRVPTLITMVAYWVIGLPLGYYLGITLGFGVEGVWWALLLGLLVASALLFVRFHTKTKKLDQDLQNPF, from the coding sequence ATGAGACAGCTTTATTTTAAATACAAAGATTTTTACAAGGATAATTTCAGTTTAGCCTACCCCGTAGTCATTTCACAACTGGGGCATACCCTGGTTGGATTGTCAGATAGTCTTATTATTGGTCATACCGGTAAGGTACCGCTGGCGGCTGTATCGCTGGGCAACAGTTTGTTTACCATCTTTATGGTAACAGGTATCGGGTTTTCTTATGGTCTTACTCCGTTGATCGCACAGGAAAATGGTCGTGGCAACAAAAATGCTATCGGCCGGCTGCTTAGTCATAGTCTCGTTATTAATATGATTGTTGGGATATTGTTATCCGCAGTTATTTATATAGGAAGTACACACCTTAATCTGTTGAAACAGGAGCCGGATGTAGCGGAACAGGCGAGGCCGTTTTTACGCTACCTGGGCTTCTCTTTTATTCCGCTGATGTTGTTCTTATCTTTTAAGCAGTTTGCCGAAGGGCTGGGCTTTACACGGCAGGCGATGAACATCAGTATCATAGGTAATGTGATCAACATTGTCATTGGTATCACGCTGGTGTATGGCTTTTTTGGTTTTCCGCGTATGGGTGTGGTGGGTGTGGGTATCGCTACTTTTATCGACAGGCTGATCATGGGTATTACGATGGCTTTTTATGTATTGCGTGCACCCCGTTTCAAACCTTACCTGCGTGTTTTCAGTCTCTCCCGGCTGAAGGCGGCGACAATAAAAAAGATCCTCGGCATTGGCACACCGGTAGCCCTGCAATACATTTTTGAAGTGAGTGCATTCAGTGGCGCTGCCATCATGGTAGGCTGGATGGGCGCTGCCGAACTGGCTGCGCACCAGATAGCACTTAGCCTGGCTGCTATGACCTATATGATGGCCAGCGGGATCTCTGCAGCGGCAGGTATCAGGAGTGGTAATAATTTCGGGAAGAAAGATTTTCAATCGTTGCGTTTGTCGGCGATTGCCAGCTACCACATGGTGCTGGTGCTGATGGGAGGCGCTGCGCTGCTGTTTACCTTTGGTAACCAGTTGTTGCCAACGATGTATATCAATGATCCGCAGGTAGTACATATTGCTTCCGGGTTGCTTGTGATTGCAGCCTTCTTCCAGTTATTTGACGGTACACAGGTAGTAGGGTTGGGAATCCTCCGGGGTTTGGGTGATGTGCGTGTCCCTACGCTGATCACGATGGTGGCTTACTGGGTGATTGGCTTGCCGCTGGGGTATTACCTGGGCATAACCCTGGGCTTCGGCGTAGAAGGGGTATGGTGGGCGCTGCTGTTAGGGTTGCTGGTCGCTTCGGCATTACTCTTTGTACGGTTCCATACCAAAACAAAAAAACTGGATCAGGATTTACAGAATCCTTTTTAA
- a CDS encoding quinone-dependent dihydroorotate dehydrogenase, protein MYNLIKNILFRFPPENIHHSVMRGMKTIYALPLGKSLLKAFCGVKTKGLERELFGLHFPNPVGLAAGFDKDARYIDELSCLGFGFVEIGTVTPLPQSGNDQPRLFRLPADKALINRMGFNNEGAVAAAKRLQHKKTNIIVGGNIGKNKNTSNEEAVSDYEKCFHALYDVADYFVVNVSSPNTPNLRALQEKEPLKQLLYHLQLLNAQKLKPKPILLKIAPDLTIEQLDDIIEIVQETKLAGIVATNTTIGREDLKTSATTVENIGAGGLSGLPVKEKSTAVIRYIHTQSKGSIPIIAAGGIFTAADAQEKLDAGASLVQVYTGFIYEGPTIVKKICAGLRK, encoded by the coding sequence ATGTACAACCTGATCAAAAATATACTGTTCCGGTTTCCGCCGGAGAACATTCACCACAGCGTAATGCGTGGGATGAAAACCATTTATGCGCTACCGTTAGGCAAAAGCTTACTGAAAGCCTTTTGCGGCGTAAAAACAAAAGGACTGGAACGTGAACTCTTTGGCCTTCATTTCCCCAATCCGGTAGGATTGGCCGCCGGCTTTGATAAGGATGCCCGGTATATCGACGAGCTGTCATGCCTCGGTTTTGGATTTGTGGAGATAGGTACCGTTACCCCCTTGCCGCAGTCCGGCAACGATCAGCCCCGGCTGTTCCGTCTGCCGGCAGACAAAGCCCTGATCAACCGGATGGGATTTAATAATGAAGGTGCGGTGGCAGCAGCTAAACGTTTGCAACACAAAAAAACAAATATTATCGTAGGAGGTAATATCGGGAAAAATAAAAACACCTCTAACGAGGAAGCTGTCAGCGATTATGAGAAATGTTTTCATGCGCTGTATGATGTAGCAGATTATTTTGTGGTGAACGTAAGTTCTCCCAATACACCCAACCTGCGCGCCTTACAGGAGAAAGAACCGCTAAAGCAGCTCCTGTATCACCTGCAATTGCTGAATGCGCAAAAGCTGAAGCCCAAGCCCATCTTACTTAAAATAGCGCCTGACCTGACCATTGAACAACTGGATGACATCATCGAAATTGTGCAGGAAACCAAGCTGGCGGGCATCGTAGCAACCAACACCACTATTGGCCGGGAAGATTTAAAAACTTCCGCTACCACTGTAGAAAATATAGGCGCCGGTGGACTGAGCGGGCTACCGGTAAAAGAGAAATCAACAGCGGTGATCCGTTACATCCACACCCAAAGTAAAGGCAGCATTCCCATCATTGCAGCAGGCGGCATTTTTACGGCAGCCGATGCACAGGAAAAACTGGATGCAGGCGCTTCCCTGGTGCAGGTATATACCGGCTTCATCTACGAAGGTCCAACAATCGTGAAAAAGATCTGTGCCGGTTTGCGTAAATAA
- a CDS encoding 16S rRNA (uracil(1498)-N(3))-methyltransferase: MELPVFYAPDIQPDAAEYTMNEDTSKYCIQVLRHEKGDGVLLADGRGHKFTAVITDDNRKRCGVKITQCETVPPPVPALRIAISFTKSASRIEWFLEKATEIGIQTIIPLVSQRTEKEKIKAERLQNILVSAMLQSRQFYLPDLQAPQAFDKVVKSNKDPQQLIAHCIPEEKKELQHQLQAGKDTIILIGPEGDFTPEEIKLALDQGFLPVSLGKTRLRTETAGMVAVTIMNTNQ; this comes from the coding sequence ATGGAATTGCCTGTTTTTTACGCGCCTGATATACAGCCGGATGCTGCTGAATACACCATGAATGAGGATACTTCCAAGTATTGTATCCAGGTACTCCGCCATGAAAAGGGGGATGGTGTGTTGCTGGCAGATGGTCGTGGGCATAAGTTTACGGCTGTTATTACAGATGATAACCGGAAGCGTTGCGGGGTGAAAATCACCCAATGTGAAACGGTGCCTCCGCCTGTACCGGCACTTCGTATAGCCATCTCCTTTACAAAAAGTGCTTCACGCATAGAATGGTTCCTGGAAAAAGCGACCGAAATAGGGATTCAAACTATTATTCCGCTGGTGAGCCAGCGAACAGAGAAAGAGAAAATAAAAGCAGAGCGGCTGCAAAATATATTAGTGTCTGCCATGTTGCAATCGCGGCAGTTTTATCTGCCCGATCTGCAGGCGCCGCAGGCTTTTGATAAAGTGGTGAAAAGCAATAAAGATCCGCAGCAACTGATTGCTCACTGTATTCCTGAAGAGAAAAAAGAATTGCAGCATCAGCTGCAGGCTGGTAAGGATACCATTATACTCATTGGCCCCGAAGGTGATTTTACACCGGAAGAAATAAAACTGGCACTGGATCAGGGCTTCCTGCCTGTGTCATTGGGGAAAACACGCCTGCGCACAGAAACAGCCGGCATGGTGGCGGTGACGATCATGAATACCAACCAATAA
- a CDS encoding FecR domain-containing protein, whose product MIRSNVKALIDRFLDGKPDPAAGQLLEDWLDILAADASWPGNPLNRRSKERLRKRMLATVRERTGNAPRVRHLWRNVAAAACMLGVLGLGYYMIHRDKVIVYQELRTAIGEKKLLLLPDSSKVWLGANSILKYAVPFAANRSIQLISGEAFFEVAPLTKRPFTVDTDSLRVLVLGTSFNIRAYGEQLELAVSSGKVKVSKGAQVLDVLTAREALIVDRAGYKTQHKIIDPAYIGGWKNNQIIFDDMPVATVLALLENYYPVKFIVRKLPARRISGSFQTRLRVPQIIRVLEELTDHQVIIKPAGAGIYTVE is encoded by the coding sequence TTGATCCGATCAAACGTTAAGGCATTAATAGACAGGTTTCTTGATGGTAAACCTGATCCGGCCGCCGGGCAGCTGCTGGAAGATTGGCTGGATATACTGGCTGCAGACGCTTCCTGGCCGGGGAATCCCCTGAACCGGCGCAGCAAGGAGCGGTTACGTAAAAGGATGCTGGCTACCGTGAGAGAACGTACGGGAAATGCACCCCGGGTAAGACATCTATGGAGAAATGTAGCTGCTGCCGCCTGTATGCTGGGGGTATTGGGTCTTGGCTATTATATGATCCATCGCGACAAGGTGATCGTTTACCAGGAACTCCGTACGGCTATCGGAGAGAAGAAGCTATTGCTACTGCCGGACAGTAGTAAGGTTTGGCTGGGCGCTAACTCTATCCTTAAATATGCCGTGCCTTTTGCTGCAAACAGAAGCATACAACTCATATCCGGGGAGGCCTTTTTTGAAGTGGCGCCTCTCACGAAGCGGCCATTTACGGTAGATACAGACAGCCTCCGGGTACTGGTACTGGGTACCTCCTTTAATATAAGGGCTTACGGTGAGCAACTGGAACTGGCCGTGAGCAGCGGTAAGGTAAAGGTGAGTAAAGGCGCGCAGGTGCTGGATGTACTCACGGCCAGGGAAGCACTGATTGTTGACAGGGCCGGCTATAAGACGCAACATAAAATAATAGATCCGGCCTATATAGGTGGCTGGAAAAACAACCAGATCATATTTGACGATATGCCGGTAGCAACTGTACTGGCATTGCTTGAAAATTATTATCCCGTAAAATTTATTGTCAGGAAGTTACCGGCCAGGCGTATCAGCGGCTCATTCCAGACCCGCTTGCGCGTACCGCAGATCATTCGTGTACTGGAAGAATTGACCGACCACCAGGTAATCATCAAACCTGCAGGAGCAGGTATTTACACTGTAGAATAA
- a CDS encoding RNA polymerase sigma-70 factor: MLELQTFELLFRENHAQCIAFATHYTGDSHEAEEIVQQVFLRLWEKRDTITITGSVKAYLFSAIRNTAISQWRKDSVRSDRETDYGTTRETATQASDQVRELEGLYRQALERLPARCREVFVLSRQQNLKYTEIAATMNISVKTVENQMGKALRILHQELKEYLPLLTGFFL, from the coding sequence ATGTTGGAACTCCAAACATTTGAATTATTGTTCCGGGAAAACCATGCTCAATGCATTGCCTTTGCCACTCACTACACGGGAGATTCCCATGAAGCTGAGGAGATTGTGCAGCAGGTATTCCTGCGGTTATGGGAAAAACGGGATACGATTACGATCACCGGTTCTGTAAAAGCGTACCTGTTTTCCGCCATCCGTAATACGGCTATCAGCCAATGGCGCAAGGATAGTGTAAGATCAGACAGGGAAACAGATTATGGCACTACCCGTGAAACGGCCACCCAGGCTTCTGACCAGGTGAGGGAGCTGGAAGGGTTGTACCGGCAGGCGCTGGAACGGTTGCCGGCGCGTTGCCGCGAGGTATTTGTGCTGAGCCGTCAGCAAAATCTGAAGTATACAGAAATTGCCGCCACCATGAACATTTCCGTAAAAACAGTGGAAAATCAAATGGGTAAAGCACTCCGGATCCTACACCAGGAATTGAAAGAGTATCTTCCTTTACTTACCGGATTTTTTTTATAG
- a CDS encoding DUF4249 domain-containing protein: protein MKHIFVYAILLVSVFSSCEKRVNFKLPYEGDKIVINSLIQPDSVIYVRVTRSVPSIVYDENGFTEIKDAAVTLEQDGVVMAPVQQQQIGGRRYFVSAEKAVLGKQYTIRAAVAGMPAVMGGDTLPSAPEVGEATAQRGSNRVRFTLKDRPGAADYYRVRIFAYGPDQQPDTLRFFRLDPSFNNNLVDVITSFDKTSLIMHDERFNGKQVNFVLQTQDPIINTSYLMVEVSTLTKSACNYLETVAAQQDNGAGIAAEPVTVFTNVVNGYGIVAGIHTKRMVIKVE, encoded by the coding sequence ATGAAACATATTTTCGTATATGCTATACTGTTAGTATCTGTTTTCAGCAGTTGTGAAAAGCGGGTTAATTTTAAATTGCCCTATGAGGGCGATAAAATTGTGATCAATAGCCTGATACAACCCGATAGTGTTATATATGTGCGTGTAACACGTAGTGTGCCATCCATTGTGTATGATGAAAATGGTTTTACAGAGATAAAAGATGCGGCGGTAACCCTGGAACAGGATGGTGTGGTAATGGCGCCGGTGCAGCAGCAGCAGATTGGTGGACGCCGTTATTTTGTTTCCGCAGAGAAAGCTGTCCTGGGAAAGCAGTATACCATTCGTGCAGCCGTTGCCGGCATGCCGGCGGTAATGGGGGGAGATACCCTTCCTTCGGCACCGGAGGTGGGAGAAGCCACTGCACAGCGCGGTAGCAACCGGGTGCGTTTTACCCTGAAAGACCGTCCGGGTGCGGCCGACTATTACCGTGTGCGCATCTTTGCCTATGGCCCGGATCAGCAACCGGATACCTTGCGCTTCTTCCGGCTGGACCCTTCCTTTAATAATAACCTGGTGGATGTGATCACCAGCTTTGACAAAACCAGCCTGATCATGCATGATGAAAGGTTCAACGGGAAGCAGGTCAACTTTGTACTACAAACACAGGACCCCATTATCAATACCAGCTACCTGATGGTGGAAGTCAGCACACTCACGAAGAGCGCCTGTAATTACCTGGAAACAGTTGCTGCGCAGCAGGACAATGGCGCCGGTATTGCAGCGGAACCGGTGACTGTATTTACGAATGTGGTGAATGGCTATGGTATAGTGGCCGGCATCCATACAAAAAGGATGGTGATTAAAGTAGAATAA